A window of Plantibacter sp. PA-3-X8 genomic DNA:
AGTAGTCGGCGATGCGGCCACCGAGCAGCAGCAGGGCGCCGAACGCGAGGGCGTAGGCCGTGACGACCCACTGACGCTGCGTGTCGGACAGCTCGAGCTCCTGCTGGGCTGCCGGAAGGGCGATGTTCACGATCGTGCCGTCGAGGACGACGATGAGCTGCGTCATCGCGAGGACGACGAGGACCCACCAGCGGCGGGCCGGGGAACCGGACGGTGCTTTGGTGGGATGCGATGCGGTGGCTGCGGATGCAGACAAGGAGGACCTCCGTGCGAGGGGTGGGGGTGCTGGGGGTTTCCAGCCCCAGATCGATGCTCGGCACACGGCGCGAGTGCAGCACGGTGCGGACGATCAACCACCCCAACCACGAAGTCGGGCAGAGGACCAGGATAGCGGATGCCGACGTCGCTGCACCCGTGAGGCCACGCGGATCACTCGGAGGTGACGAGCTCCAGGACGGCCTCCGGGTGTTCCACCGCCGCGAAGTGCCCGGTCGCCGGCAGTGTGCGCAGTCGGAGGTCCGGGACGAGGGCGGTGAGGACGGCTGTGTCGTCGGGCCCGATGAAGACGTCACGGTCGCCCATCATGCCGCGGACGGGACACCGCACGCCGCGCCAGACGTGCAGGTCGTAGGCGGCGGCCGCGCGGGCAGCCAGGAGGAACGACGCCGGCCGGACGTCGGCTGCGAGCGCGTCGACGACCGACCGGTCGAGGTCCCGGCGTCGTCCGAACAGCGGCGACATGAGCGGTGCGAGCAGGCCGATCCGGTTCAGCGCGCGGACGAGTCCCGGCCCGCGTTCGCCGAGTGCCTGCAGCACGCGCATGCCGAGGAGCATGCCCGCGAACCACGGGAGCCGGGCGCCGCCACCGACCGGCTGGCGGATCGCCTCGACGACTCCGATCCCCGTCGGCGAGACGAGGTCGACCCGGATCGTCGCCTCGGGCTCGCGGACGGCGAGGTCGAGCGCGACGAACCCGCCGAGCGAGTGCCCGACGACGCGCCAGGACCGGTAGCCGAGCGAGCGAGCGACGGTCGCGACGGCTGCGGAGAGGTCTCCGACCGTCACCGGGTCGGCGGTGGGCAGAGCCGACTCGCCCCACCCCGGGAGGTCCACGGCGATGACGTCGTCGACGACCGCGCCCCGCTCGTCGTCGGCACGGAGGAGGGGTGACCACGTGGTCCAGGAGCCGGCGGCGCCGTGCAGCAGGATCATGGCCGGTCCGCCCGCTTCGCGACCCGCCCGGACGGTGACCGGTCCGATGTCGGTGTCCACCGTGACGCGTCGCAGGCCGAGCGCGGTCGCGTCGGCGGTGATCACGGAGGGGTCGTCCGGCGGGGCAGGACGCGAGGAGTTCACGGGCATGCGTGTCATTCGGAAACGAGGTACCGCTCGGATCGGTGCTCGATCGACGACGCCGGTCCCCCGGTGCGGCGCGCAACCCCCCTTCCGGTCGGGAACCCGGCCGCTACCGTGGTCTGATGCCTGAGAACGCACGCGCCGCCGCAGACCAAGCCGCTGGAACCGCACAGAACAGCACGACCCTCCGCACCCTCGCCCGCACCGGCCACGCCGTCAACGGATTGCTCCACGTCCTCATCGGCGGGATCGCGATCTCCATCGCCCTGTCCGGCGCGGGCGGTGGATCCGGCGGCGGCGGTGACGCGGACCAATCGGGTGCGCTCAAGACGCTTGCAGGCACGCCCGGCGGGATCGTGATCATCTGGGTCGTCGCCGTCGGATTGTTCGCCCTCGGTCTCTGGACGGCGATGTCCGCCTTCCTCGTGCGCGAATCCGACACCCGCAAGCGGTGGAGCAAGCGGATCTCGACCGCCGGACGCGCGATCGCCTACCTCGCCGTCGGATCGACCGCGCTGACCTTCGCCCTCGGCGGCAGCCAGGACTCCTCGCAGTCCAGCCAGGGCCTCACGGCGACCCTCCTGTCCTCCCCCGGTGGGGTGTTCGTCGTCATCGTCGTCGGCCTCGTGGTCATCGGCATCGGCGGCTTCTTCGTCTTCAAGGGCGTCACGCGGAAGTTCCTCGAGGACGTCCACCCGCCCACCGGCACGACGAAGCGCGCCGTCGTCGTCCTCGGGGTCGTCGGATGGGTCGCGAAGGGCGTCGCGCTCGTCACGGTCGGGATCCTCTTCATCGTCGCCGCTGCGACCCAGGACCCCGAGAAGGCCTCCGGCATGGACGGCGCCATCTCGGCATTGGCCGCGCTCCCGTTCGGCGTCGTCATCCTGCTCGTGGTCGGCGTCGGGCTCATCGCCTACGGACTCTTCTGCGGTGCCCGGGCGCGCTGGGGCAGCCTCTAGGACGGTGAGGCGGACGCCTCGGGCGACGACGCGGACGGGTCGGCTCCAGACCATGTCCTGCAAACGCTTGCGTTGCGACTACCGTTAGGAGTATGACGTCTTCTGATTCCACGACGCAGCCCGAGGCGGAACCCGCCGGCGCTACGCAGACCTTCTCCGACCTCGGCCTCGACGACGCGGTGCTCAAGGTACTCAAGGACGTCGGCTACGAGACCCCGTCCGCCATCCAGGCGGCCACCATCCCGCTGCTGCTCGAGGGACGCGACGTCGTCGGCCTCGCACAGACGGGCACCGGCAAGACCGCGGCGTTCGCCCTGCCGATCCTGTCCCGCCTCGACATCACGCAGAAGACGCCGCAGGCGCTCGTCCTCGCACCGACCCGTGAGCTCGCCCTCCAGGTCTGCGAGGCGTTCGAGAAGTACGCCACGCACCTGCGCGGCGTCCATGTCCTGCCCGTCTACGGCGGCCAGGGCTACGGCGTCCAGCTGTCGGCCCTCCGTCGCGGTGTCCACATCGTCGTCGGCACGCCGGGTCGCATCATGGACCACTTGGAGAAGGGCACCCTCGACCTCACGGAGCTCAAATACCTCGTGCTCGACGAGGCCGACGAGATGCTGAAGATGGGCTTCGCCGAGGACGTCGAGACGATCCTGGCCGACACCCCGAAGGACAAGCAGGTCGCGCTGTTCTCCGCGACGATGCCGTCGTCCATCCGTCGCATCTCCGCGAAGTACCTGAACAACCCGGAAGAGATCACGGTCAAGACGAAGACCACGACCTCGGCCAGCATCACGCAGCGCTACCTGACGGTCTCGTACCCGCAGAAGGTCGACGCCCTGACCCGCATCCTCGAGACCGAGAACTTCAGCGCGATGATCATCTTCACGCGCACGAAGAACGAGACCGAGACGCTCGCGGAGAAGCTCCGGGCGCGCGGCTACTCGGCGGCCGCCATCAACGGCGACGTCGCCCAGGTGCAGCGCGAGCGGACCGTCAACCAGCTGAAGGCCGGCAAGCTCGACATCCTCGTCGCGACCGATGTCGCCGCGCGCGGTCTCGACGTCGAGCGCATCAGCCACGTCGTCAACTACGACATCCCCGTCGACACCGAGTCCTACGTGCACCGCATCGGCCGCACGGGCCGCGCCGGACGCACTGGTGACGCGATCAGCTTCGTCACGCCGCGCGAGCGCCACCTCCTGAAGGCCATCGAGCGGGCCACCCGCCAGCCGCTCACGCAGATGCAGCTGCCGAGCGTCGACGATGTCAACGCCACGCGCCTCACCCGCTTCGACGACGCGATCACCGAGGCACTCGGCCAGACCGACCGCATCGAGCGCTTCCGCGAGATCATCGGCCACTACGTCTCCCACCACGACGTCCCGGAGGCCGACGTCGCCGCGGCCCTGGCCGTCGTCTCCCAGGGCGAGACGCCGCTGCTCCTCTCGGCCGAGGACGAGCGCCGCCGCCGCGAGGAGTTCGACAACACCAACCGTGGCAACGACCGCGCCGGTCGCGACCGTCGTGACTCCGGCGACCGCGGCTCACGCTTCGACCGCGGCGACCGCGGCGACCGCGGCGATCAGGGCGACCGTCCCGAGCGTCGCAGCCGTCCGTCCAGCGGACCGATGGCTCCGTACCGCATCGCGGTGGGTCGTCGCCAGAAGGTCGACCCGCGTCAGATCGTGGGCGCGCTCGCGAACGAGGGCGGTCTGAAACGCGAGGACTTCGGCGCGATCCAGATCAAGCCGGACTTCTCGATCGTCGAACTGCCGGCGAGCCTCGGCAACGACGTCTTCGACCGTCTCGAGAACACCCGCATCAGCGGCAAGCTCATCGAGCTCCGTCCCGACCGTGGCGGTCCCGCCCGCCGACGCGACGACGAGGGTGGCACGAGCGGCGGCTCGTACGACCGCAAGCCGCGTTCCTAGCTCGCACGCACACGACGAGGGCCGGACGGAATCCCAGGATTCCGTCCGGCCCTCGTCGTTCCGCACCCGGCGGGGTGCGTCCGTCAGTCGCGCGGGTCGAGCACGCTCGTGACCACGGCGTAGTCCGCGTCGAGCGCGACCTCGAGCTCGTCGCCGTTCTCGAGGAGGACGTCGACCTCGAACGCCTCGCCCGGGTCGTCGCTGCGGTCGACGTCGGTCACGGTACCGCCCTTCGCCTCGGCGAGCGCTGCCTTCGAGGCCGCGTCGAACTCGGTGTCGGTGAGCGGCACGTCGTCGGCGTCACGGGCGTCGCGATCATCGGTGGCCGCCGTGGTGTCACCGTCGTCGATGGCGGCGCCGCCGTCGCGGTCGGTGTTCGACGCCGCCGTGTTGCGGTCGTCGTCGTCGTCCCCGAACTCGTCCACCGCGTAGGCGGCGCCGGCTCCGCCGAGGGCGAGGGCCCCGACGACGATCGCGGTGATCCACACGGGCTTCCGGCGCCAGAAGGCCGGCTTGCCGGTGGTCGCCGGGGTCGCGGGGATGGCGGTGTGGTCGGTCGCCTCGACGCGCTCGACGGGTTCGATGCGCTCGGTGGCTGCGGTGGGCTGTGTGGGATCGGTGGGCTGGGAGGCGGTGTGCTCGTTCATGTGCCCCAGACTGTCCGAGGAGCGCTGAAGCGGACCTGAAGCGAGCTGAAGCCGCGTTCAGGAAGCGGACGACGCCGGGAGCGTGACGATGAACGCCGCCCCGCCGAGCGCGCTGTCGACGAGTTCGATCGACCCACCGTGCAGCCGCACGACGTCGGCCACGATCGCCAGGCCGAGGCCCGAACCGCCGGCGTCGCGCGAACGACTCTCGTCGAGGCGGACGAACCGTTCGAACACGTGTGCGCGGGACTCGACCGGCACACCGGGGCCGTCGTCCTCCACGGAGATCCTGACGATCCGACCGTCGGTGGCGGTTCCCAGTCGGACCACGGATCGTGCGTGCCGGACGGCGTTGTCGACGAGGTTCCGCGCCACGCGGGCGAGGAGCACCTCGTCGCCGTCGACCCTCGCCGCCGCGACGGCCGCGGACTCGACGCGCAGTCCACCGGCGGATCGGAGACGAGCAGCCTCCGCCAGCAGGAGGTCGTCGACGTCGACCGTGCGCCGTGCGGCGCCCGTCGCCCCTTCGTCGAGCTTCGCGAGCAGCAGGAGCGACTCGACGAGCCCCTGCATCCTGGCGCCCTCCTCGAGGACCGTCGAGGACAGCTCGGCCGGGTCGACCCGGTCCGGGTGGAGCGCCGCCACCTCGGCGTACTGCCTGATCACCGCGAGCGGTGAGCGGAGCTCGTGCGAGGCGTCCGACACGAACCGCCGCTGCGCCGTCTGGGCGTCCTCGAGCCGCTCGAGCATGCCGTTCATCGTCCCGGCCAGGCGACCGATCTCGTCGCCCGTGGCGGGGACCGCGATCCGTCGATCCAGTTCGCCGGCCCCCAGTTCCGAGACCTCGCGGCGGATCCGCTCCACCGGCGCCAGCGCACGCCCGACGAGCAGCCAGGTCAGGCCGCCGACGAGGGCGACGAGCACGGGGACCGCGATGAGGAGGAGCATCGACACGAGTCCGACGGCGTCGTCGGTCTCCTCGAGAGAGCGGCCCGCGAAGACGACGAGGTCACGGCCGTCGATGTCGACGTCCTCACTGGCGAACAGCACCGGCTCGTCGTCGACGACCGAAACGAACACGTCACCGTCCGGGATCGGCGTCGGGAGCTCGATCTCGTCGTCCGTCCGGTCCACGACACGGCCGTCCTCGACGAGGACCAGGAGTCGACCGTCGTCCTCGGGCAGCGTCGTCACGTCCGCCGCGACCAGCTGCGCCGAGACGCTCTCGGCCTCGGCCGAGGCGCTCTGTTCGACGCCGGAACGGAGCGCCGCGGAGAACAGGCCGACGAACGCGACGGAGCCGACCCCGAGGAACAGTCCGACCGCGAGCACCGATCCCAGTGCCGCGCGGGCTCGGACCGAACGCCACAGCCGCTGTCGGGGCGCGACCGTTCCGTGCGGCCCGCCGTCAGCCACGCCCGCCCGCCAACCGGTATCCGAACCCACGCACCGTCTCGATCGAAGCCCGCTCGAAGGGGCGGTCCACCTTGTTGCGGAGATGCCCGACGTAGACCTCGACGATGTTGGGATCGCCCTCGAAGTCGTCGTCCCAGACGTTCTGCAGGACTTCGCGCTTCGACACCACCTCGCCGCCGCGTCGCATGAGGAACTCGAGGACCGCGAACTCGCGCGAGGTGAGGTCGATCGGGACGTCGCCCCGGTGGACCTGCTTCGACGCAGGGTCGAGCCGCAGTTCGCCGACCTCGAGCACCGCCGGCCGCTCCCGCGATCCACGTCGGACGAGTGAGCGGATCCGCGCGACGAGCACCGCGAAGGAGAACGGTTTGCTCAGGAAGTCGTCGGCACCGGTGTCGAGGGCTTCGACCTGGTCCCAGTCGCCGTCCTTCGCCGTGAGCATGAGGATCGGGGTCCAGTCGCCCGCGTCGCGGAGCTGCTGACAGACGCGGTAGCCGCTGAGGCCCGGCATCATGATGTCGAGGATGATCGTGTCGTAGCGGTGTTCTCCGGCCATCCAGAGTCCGTCGACGCCATTCGCCGCGACGTCCACGGCGAAGCCCTCCGCCTCGAGTCCCCTCCGAACGCCGTCGGCGAGTCGCACCTCATCGTCCACGACGAGTATCCGCATCCGGTGCGACCTCCAGGCTCCGTGCCGGTCGACGGTCGAGCGGCGCGTCCCAGTCTGGCGCGGACAAGCTGAAGCAGCGCTGAAGCGGGACGGTCCGGCGTGGACCCCCGTACGCTGGAGCGGTGCCAGTCCCCGCCGCCGCCGACCCGTGGGAGCAGTCCCTCGACGCGACGGACACGGCACCGGCGCGTCGTCGACTCCCCCTCTATGAGGCGGGCGCGATCCCTGTGCCGTTCGTCATCCGCGGCAACACCGAGCGGATCGCGCGGGACACGCACTGGGACGAGCACTCCCACCCCACGCACGAGCTCCTGTGGAACGATCGCGGCGCATCCACCGCGACCGTCGGAGAGCGCGTCTGGACCGTGACCCTGCACCACGGTCTCTGGATCCCGGCCGGTGTCCGCCACACCGGATGGACCCCGGCCGGCACCTGGCAGCGGGCCGCGATGTTCAGCGTCGACCGCGTCCCCACGATCTCCGAGCAGCCGACCGCGGTGGAAGTGACGCCCTTGCTGCGCCTCCTGCTCGACCGGCTCGGCGACGCCGAGCTCGAGGACCGCGCGCGTGCCACCACCGAGGCGGCCATCGTGGACGTGCTGGAGCCGGCCGAGCACGAACTGCTCCTCCGACTCCCCCGGTCGGCGCTCCTCACACCCATCGCCGAGCGGATGCGCACGAACCCGTCCGACACGACCTCGCTCGCCGAATGGGCCACCCGGCTGGGCGTGAGCACGCGGACGGTGACGCGCGCCTTCGAATCCGAGACCGGGTTGGGGTTCACCCGGTGGGTCGCCGCCGCGCGAGCTCAGCACGCGATCACCCGACTGACGGCGGGTGACAGCATCGACGAGGTCTCGACCGCCGTCGGGTACCGCTCGTCGACGGCGTTCGGGACCGCGTTCCGCCGCGTCACCGGCATGAGCCCCGGGCGATTCCGGAACCGCTGAGGACGGATCGATGCACCCGCGATCGGTTGTCCGATTCGCGAAGGAACACGTCGGATCCGCTCGATTGCGTCAGGGTGGGATGCCAGCTAACTTTGGTTAGGCAATCCTTCATCATCCCCTCCTCGCGTGTGACGCCGGCCGTTCACGGCCGCCATGCCCGACCCCTCGACGACGTCCTCCGACGCCGTCGTTCGTCGTGCCCGCACGCAGGTGTCAGCCAGCAGCACCCGAAAGGACCCCATGCAGCGCGCATCACGTCTCGTCGCCCTCTCCGCGGCGGCGTTCCTCACCATCGGCCTCGCGGCCTGCTCGTCGTCGTCGGCCGAAGAAGGCACCGGCAGTGGCGACGGCTTCACGCCGATCACGATCGAGCACGCCCTCGGCACCACGACGATCGACGCCAAGCCGGAGCGCGTCGCCACCGTGAACTGGGCGAACCACGAGGTTCCACTGGCCCTCGGCATCGTGCCCGTCGGGATGGCCGCTGCGAACTTCGGTGACGACGACGGCGATGGCATGCTCCCCTGGGTCGAGGAGAAACTCGAAGCGCTCGACGCCGAGACCCCGGTGCTCTTCGACGAGACCGACGGGATCGACTTCGAGGCCGTCGCCGACACGAACCCCGACGTCATCCTCGCCGCCTACTCGGGGCTCACGCAGGAGGACTACGACACCCTCACCGAGATCGCCCCCGTCGTGGCCTACCCGGAGACCGCCTGGGGCACGTCCTGGCGCGACACCATCCTCTTCAACAGCGAGGCGATGGGCATGGCCGACGAGGGCGAAGCACTCGTGACGCAGCTCGAGAACGAGATCAGCGACGCGGCGGCGGCGTACCCGCAGCTCGAGGGCAAGACCGCGATGTTCCTCACCCACGTGGACACCAGTGATCTCAGCGAGGTCAGCTACTACACGACCCACGACACCCGCACCGCGTTCTTCGAGGACCTCGGCCTCGCGTTCCCCGAGAGCGTCGCGACGGCCTCCGCCGAGACCGAGTTGTTCTCCCTGACGCAGAGCGCCGAACAGGCCGACGCGTTCAGCGACGTCGACATCATCGTGACGTACGGCGGCGACGAGCTCATCGCGGCACTCGAGGCCGACCCGCTGCTGTCGCAGATGCCCGCCGTCGCGAACGGCGCCATCGTCGCCCTCCCCGGCACCAGCCCCCTCGGAACCGCCGCCAACCCGACGCCGCTCTCGATCTCCTGGATCCTCGACGACTACCTGAAGCTGCTCGCGCAGGCGGCTGACCAGGCGGCGTGATCACCGGTACCGCCACCCCACCCGCCTCGGGTGTCGCCGTCGTGCGACGCCCGAGGCGGGTTCGTGGGCTCTGGCTCCTCGTCGCGGCCCTCGTCCTCCTCGCCGCGATGCTCCTCTCCGTCACCGTCGGATCGCGTGACGTGGAGTGGTCCGCCGTGCTCGGCGCCTTCTCGGGCGGCGTGGACGGGTTCGATCAGGCCGCGGTGGCCAAGCGCATCCCGAGGACGCTCCTCGCCGTCCTCGCCGGTGCCGCCCTCGGCGTCTCGGGAGCCGTCATGCAGGGCGTCACCCGGAACCCGTTGGCCGACCCCGGCATCCTCGGGATCAACCTCGGCGCCTCCCTCGCCGTCGTGACCGGCCTCGCGTACTTCGGGCTCGCAGCGGCGAGTACCACCATCTGGGTCGCGATCATCGGCGCCGGAGCCACGGCGGTCTTCGTCTACACGGTCGGCTCGCTCGGCCGAGGTGGCGCGACACCGCTCAAGCTCGCCCTCGCGGGCGCCGCGACGTCCGCCGCGCTCGCCTCCGTCATCACTGCCGTCGTGCTGCCCCGCGGCGACATCGCGAGCAGTGTGCGGTCCTGGCAGATCGGTGGCGTCGGTGGTGCCACCGTCGTGCAACTCGAGCAGGTGCTGCCGTTCCTGGTCGTCGGGTTCCTCGTCTGCCTGCTGTCCGCACGCGGTCTCAACTCCCTCGCGCTCGGCGACGAGCTCGCCGCCGGCCTCGGTGAACGCGTCGCCATCGCACGCGGTGCGGCGGCCCTCGGTTCGGTGGTGCTCTGCGGGGCGGCGACCGCGGTCACCGGTCCCATCGGCTTCGTCGGGCTCGTCGTGCCGCATGCCTGTCGGCTCATCGTCGGCGTCGACCACCGGTGGCTCCTCCCCTTCTCAGCCGTCGTCGGGGCGATCCTCCTCACCGTCGCCGACGTCCTCGGCCGCATCGTCGCCCGCCCCGCGGAGATCGACGTGGGCATCATCACCGCGTTGATCGGCGCTCCGATCTTCATCGCGATCGTCCGTCGGCAGAAGGTGAGCGCCCTGTGACCGAGCGCCAACCCGTCGCGGCGCCCGGGTTCGGTGGACGGACGCCCTCGACCCTCGACCGCGTTGTCGGTGGACGCCGGGGGCGCCGCCGTCGCCGGGTCGCCGT
This region includes:
- a CDS encoding alpha/beta fold hydrolase; its protein translation is MPVNSSRPAPPDDPSVITADATALGLRRVTVDTDIGPVTVRAGREAGGPAMILLHGAAGSWTTWSPLLRADDERGAVVDDVIAVDLPGWGESALPTADPVTVGDLSAAVATVARSLGYRSWRVVGHSLGGFVALDLAVREPEATIRVDLVSPTGIGVVEAIRQPVGGGARLPWFAGMLLGMRVLQALGERGPGLVRALNRIGLLAPLMSPLFGRRRDLDRSVVDALAADVRPASFLLAARAAAAYDLHVWRGVRCPVRGMMGDRDVFIGPDDTAVLTALVPDLRLRTLPATGHFAAVEHPEAVLELVTSE
- a CDS encoding DUF1206 domain-containing protein; this translates as MPENARAAADQAAGTAQNSTTLRTLARTGHAVNGLLHVLIGGIAISIALSGAGGGSGGGGDADQSGALKTLAGTPGGIVIIWVVAVGLFALGLWTAMSAFLVRESDTRKRWSKRISTAGRAIAYLAVGSTALTFALGGSQDSSQSSQGLTATLLSSPGGVFVVIVVGLVVIGIGGFFVFKGVTRKFLEDVHPPTGTTKRAVVVLGVVGWVAKGVALVTVGILFIVAAATQDPEKASGMDGAISALAALPFGVVILLVVGVGLIAYGLFCGARARWGSL
- a CDS encoding DEAD/DEAH box helicase, coding for MTSSDSTTQPEAEPAGATQTFSDLGLDDAVLKVLKDVGYETPSAIQAATIPLLLEGRDVVGLAQTGTGKTAAFALPILSRLDITQKTPQALVLAPTRELALQVCEAFEKYATHLRGVHVLPVYGGQGYGVQLSALRRGVHIVVGTPGRIMDHLEKGTLDLTELKYLVLDEADEMLKMGFAEDVETILADTPKDKQVALFSATMPSSIRRISAKYLNNPEEITVKTKTTTSASITQRYLTVSYPQKVDALTRILETENFSAMIIFTRTKNETETLAEKLRARGYSAAAINGDVAQVQRERTVNQLKAGKLDILVATDVAARGLDVERISHVVNYDIPVDTESYVHRIGRTGRAGRTGDAISFVTPRERHLLKAIERATRQPLTQMQLPSVDDVNATRLTRFDDAITEALGQTDRIERFREIIGHYVSHHDVPEADVAAALAVVSQGETPLLLSAEDERRRREEFDNTNRGNDRAGRDRRDSGDRGSRFDRGDRGDRGDQGDRPERRSRPSSGPMAPYRIAVGRRQKVDPRQIVGALANEGGLKREDFGAIQIKPDFSIVELPASLGNDVFDRLENTRISGKLIELRPDRGGPARRRDDEGGTSGGSYDRKPRS
- a CDS encoding cell wall metabolism sensor histidine kinase WalK — translated: MGSDTGWRAGVADGGPHGTVAPRQRLWRSVRARAALGSVLAVGLFLGVGSVAFVGLFSAALRSGVEQSASAEAESVSAQLVAADVTTLPEDDGRLLVLVEDGRVVDRTDDEIELPTPIPDGDVFVSVVDDEPVLFASEDVDIDGRDLVVFAGRSLEETDDAVGLVSMLLLIAVPVLVALVGGLTWLLVGRALAPVERIRREVSELGAGELDRRIAVPATGDEIGRLAGTMNGMLERLEDAQTAQRRFVSDASHELRSPLAVIRQYAEVAALHPDRVDPAELSSTVLEEGARMQGLVESLLLLAKLDEGATGAARRTVDVDDLLLAEAARLRSAGGLRVESAAVAAARVDGDEVLLARVARNLVDNAVRHARSVVRLGTATDGRIVRISVEDDGPGVPVESRAHVFERFVRLDESRSRDAGGSGLGLAIVADVVRLHGGSIELVDSALGGAAFIVTLPASSAS
- a CDS encoding response regulator transcription factor, giving the protein MRILVVDDEVRLADGVRRGLEAEGFAVDVAANGVDGLWMAGEHRYDTIILDIMMPGLSGYRVCQQLRDAGDWTPILMLTAKDGDWDQVEALDTGADDFLSKPFSFAVLVARIRSLVRRGSRERPAVLEVGELRLDPASKQVHRGDVPIDLTSREFAVLEFLMRRGGEVVSKREVLQNVWDDDFEGDPNIVEVYVGHLRNKVDRPFERASIETVRGFGYRLAGGRG
- a CDS encoding AraC family transcriptional regulator, producing MPVPAAADPWEQSLDATDTAPARRRLPLYEAGAIPVPFVIRGNTERIARDTHWDEHSHPTHELLWNDRGASTATVGERVWTVTLHHGLWIPAGVRHTGWTPAGTWQRAAMFSVDRVPTISEQPTAVEVTPLLRLLLDRLGDAELEDRARATTEAAIVDVLEPAEHELLLRLPRSALLTPIAERMRTNPSDTTSLAEWATRLGVSTRTVTRAFESETGLGFTRWVAAARAQHAITRLTAGDSIDEVSTAVGYRSSTAFGTAFRRVTGMSPGRFRNR
- a CDS encoding iron-siderophore ABC transporter substrate-binding protein, with the protein product MQRASRLVALSAAAFLTIGLAACSSSSAEEGTGSGDGFTPITIEHALGTTTIDAKPERVATVNWANHEVPLALGIVPVGMAAANFGDDDGDGMLPWVEEKLEALDAETPVLFDETDGIDFEAVADTNPDVILAAYSGLTQEDYDTLTEIAPVVAYPETAWGTSWRDTILFNSEAMGMADEGEALVTQLENEISDAAAAYPQLEGKTAMFLTHVDTSDLSEVSYYTTHDTRTAFFEDLGLAFPESVATASAETELFSLTQSAEQADAFSDVDIIVTYGGDELIAALEADPLLSQMPAVANGAIVALPGTSPLGTAANPTPLSISWILDDYLKLLAQAADQAA
- a CDS encoding iron ABC transporter permease produces the protein MTGTATPPASGVAVVRRPRRVRGLWLLVAALVLLAAMLLSVTVGSRDVEWSAVLGAFSGGVDGFDQAAVAKRIPRTLLAVLAGAALGVSGAVMQGVTRNPLADPGILGINLGASLAVVTGLAYFGLAAASTTIWVAIIGAGATAVFVYTVGSLGRGGATPLKLALAGAATSAALASVITAVVLPRGDIASSVRSWQIGGVGGATVVQLEQVLPFLVVGFLVCLLSARGLNSLALGDELAAGLGERVAIARGAAALGSVVLCGAATAVTGPIGFVGLVVPHACRLIVGVDHRWLLPFSAVVGAILLTVADVLGRIVARPAEIDVGIITALIGAPIFIAIVRRQKVSAL